The Faecalibacterium sp. I3-3-33 DNA window TGCCGAGTTCTGGCCGGAGTACCAGAATCTGGACGAGGTCAAGGCACACTATCAGCGCGGCGGTCTGGGCGATATGAAGGTGAAAAAGTTCCTGAACAGCGTCATGCAGGCTGAACTGGAGCCCATCCGCACCCGCCGCAAGGAGTGGGAGCAGCGCCTGCCCGAGGTGGTAGAGATCCTGAAGGAGGGCAGCGCCTACGCCGAAAAGACCGCTGCCGCCACGCTGGACGAGGTGCGCAAGGCCATGCGCATCGACTACTTCGAGAACGATAACCTGCTGAAGTAAGTTTTATGAGAGAACCCGAAACGCCTGCGGCGTTTCGGGTTCTCTTTTGCATCGTTTACGAAAATTGCATAGAAAATGCGGTCAAACTATGCTAAAATAAGGGCAACAAGTACAGAAAGCCCCGTTTTTGGGGGCGATAAGAAAAAGGAGAACCACCATGCAAAAGACCATCTGGATCACCGGCGCAAGTTCCGGCATCGGCCGGGAGTTCGCCCGCCGGTACGCCGCCATGGGCTGTCGGCTCATCCTGACTGCCCGCCGCGCCGACCGTTTGCAGACCCTTGCCGAGGAGCTGCACGCAGCCCACGGCACGGAATGCCGCATCGAGACCGCCGACCTCTCCCGCGCCGAGGAGTGCAGCCGTCTGTGCGAGGTGCTGGCTGATGAGCAGATCGACATCTTTATCAACAATGCCGGTTTCGGCGTCTGCGGCAGCATTCTGGAAACGGAGGAAGCCCGCGAGGAAGAGATGGTCCAAGTGAATGTTGCCGCCATGGCGCGGCTGTTCCGCGCCGTGGTGCGCAAGATGAACGCGCAGGGCGGCGGCACCATCCTGAATGTGGCGTCCTCTGCGGGGCTTCTGCCCGGCGGCCCCTATATGGCGGGCTACTACGCCAGCAAAGCCTATGTGGTCAGCATGACCCGCGGCGTGGCCGAGGAGCTGCGGGAGATGCACAGCCCGGTCTACGTCTGCGCCCTCTGCCCCGGCCCGGTGGATACCGAGTTCAACGACCACGCCGGTGTGGTGTTTGCCCTGCGGGGCATCACGCCGGAGCTGTGTGTAGAGGAGGCTCTGCTGGGCATGATGCACCGCAAGACCATCATTGTGCCCTCCGCCTTCATGCGGCTGTGCACCAGCGCCCAGCGCCTTGTGCCCATTCCCCTGCTGATGCCCATCGTGGCACGCCAGCAGAAGAAAAAGCTGGGGTAAAAGACAAAAGTTGCCTAAACTTGTCAACAAGCCCAAAGAAAGCCGGAATATCTTGTGCACCGTGACAAGGTGCGTCAGCCTGCACAAACCATTGTACTGAAAAACGACGGCTTTGCGTGCTGTTTTTTCAGCAGAAAAGCGAAAATCTAAAGAAAGTACAACAAAACTTCACAAGAATGTGCCTTGACACTTTCTGCAAAGGATGCTAGACTGGTATACAAGTAAGAGCGCACTCCGGCACGGCCGGATACGACGCGCTTTGCAAAGCAGCACGGAGCAGTTTTGCCCCGTGTAAAATATGGTTTTTTGACAGGAGGACTTTATTATGGCACAGTGCACTCCCAAATCTTTTGACCTGACCGGCAAGGTGGCGCTGATCACCGGCGCATCCTACGGCATCGGCATGGCAATTGCAAAGGCTATGGCAGCCAACGGCGCTACCATCGTGTTCAATGATATCAAGCAGGAGCTGGTGGACAAGGGTCTGGCTTCCTATGCAGAGGCCGGCATCAAGGCTCACGGTTACGTCTGCGACGTCACCGATGAGGATGCCGTCAACGCTATGGTGGCAAAGATCACCGAGGAAGTCGGCCACATCAACATTCTGGTCAACAACGCCGGTATCATCAAGCGCATCCCCATGACCGAGATGAGCGCTGCTCAGTTCCGTCAGGTCATCGACGTGGATCTGAACGCTCCCTTCATCGTGGCAAAGGCCATCATCCCCGATATGATCGCACAGGGCGGCGGCAAGATCATCAACATCTGCTCTATGATGAGCGAACTGGGCCGTGAGACCGTTTCTGCCTATGCAGCAGCAAAGGGCGGCCTGAAGATGCTGACCAAGAACATCGCTTCCGAGTACGGCGCTTACAACATCCAGTGCAACGGCATCGGACCCGGCTACATCGCTACCCCGCAGACCGCACCTCTGCGCGAGATCCAGCCCGACGGCAGCCGTCACCCCTTCGACCAGTTCATCGTTGCCAAGACCCCCGCAGGCCGCTGGGGCGAGGCCGAGGATCTGGGCGGACCCGCTGTGTTCCTGGCATCTGAGGCTTCTGACTTTGTCAACGGCCTGATCCTGTATGTGGACGGCGGCATTCTGGCCTACATCGGCAAGCAGCCCCAGTAAGCGCTGAGGGCACTCCGCAGTTCTGACCCCGGGGACTGCCGCACAGCGTTGTGTGGCAGTCCCCTTTTGTTTGTACGGGAAAGGATGTTATGCTATAATGGAAAAAACACATCAGGATATCCCTTGGGTGCCTCATGCCGAAATTGCCCCGGAACCCTGCGGTCCCGGGGTGCAGCGCCGCGTGCTGGCGTATAGCAAGGACGCCATGTGCGTGGAAAACACCTTTGAGACCGGCGGCGTGGGTGCCATGCACTGCCACCCCCACACCCAGATCACCTATATCGTCTCCGGGCGGTACCGCTTTACCATCGGGGACGAGACCCGGGAGGTAGGCCCCGGCGACACCCTGCTCAAGCAGAACGGCGTGATGCACGGCTGTGTCTGTCTGGAGGGCGGCGTGATGCTGGATTTCTTTACCCCCATGCGGGAGGACTTTGTATAACACCTGCGCACCGCAGGGAAAAATAAGAAGGAGAACCATTGTTATGAAGATCGCACTTATCAACGAGAACAGTCAGGCCGCCAAGAACGGCATTATTGAAGCCGCCCTGAAGAAGGTGGTGGAGCCCATGGGTCATGAGGTGGTCAACTACGGCATGTACGCCGCCGATGACGCTGCACAGCTGACCTATGTGCAGTGCGGCATTCTGGCTGCCATCCTGCTAAACAGCGGCGCTGCGGACTACGTCGTTACCGGCTGCGGCACCGGCGAGGGTGCCATGCTGGCACTGAACAGCTTCCCCGGCGTCATCTGCGGCCATGTGGAGGACCCCGTGGATGCCTACACCTTTGCCCACGTCAACGACGGCAACGCCGTTGCCATGCCCTTTGCCAAGGGCTTCGGCTGGGGCGGCGAGCTGAACCTCGAGTACTGCTTCGAGAAGCTGTTCGGCTTTGGCCACGGTCAGGGCTACCCCAAGGAGCGCGTTGTGCCCGAGCAGCGCAACAAGAAGATCCTGGACGGCGTGCGCGCTGCCACCTTCAAGCCCCTCATCGAGTGCCTGAAGAGCATCGATCAGGAGCTGCTGAAGGGCGCTGTGGCCGGTGCAAAGTTCTCTGAGCTGTTCTTCGCCTCCTGCAAGGACGAGGAGCTGGCCGCCTACGTCAAGACCCTGCTGTAAGCTGCGGAGGAGATCATGCAAGGACTGACCCTGTTCAACCTGAACCTCACCCACCTTCTGGATGCTTTTCTGGAAACGGCAGTGCCCATGATCGCCGGTCTTGCCGAGGTGGTGGGTCTGTTCATCATCATCACCAGTCTGGCAAAGGCCACTTTTTACTATGTCCGCGCCACCTTCTTCAACGACCACCGGGACTTCCACCATGAAATGAGCAGCGGCCTGACCACCGCGCTGGAATTTCTGATGTCGGCAGAGATCGCCAAGACCTTCCTGCTGCAAAATCTGGAGTCGGTGGTGCCGCTGGCGGCTACCTTTGCGCTGCGCGCTTTGATGAGTATGCTGCTGCACTGGGAGATGGAGGGCGGCCACCGCCCGGCCAACGCCAAGGAAAAGGACAAGTCCGGCTCCCCGAAGGACGGCAAAAACGGCTGACAGGCAAAAGATTTGCCAAACTTTAGCAGGGCAAAGTTTCACCGTGTTGTGAAAAACGTAAAACCTTGAGATGAATACTTGACAGGTTTGCACAAAGAGACTATACTCGTGCCATCGAAAGCAAAGGCGCTGACGGAAGCAATTCCGTCAGCGCCTTTTGTGTTTTCGGGGATACTGCCGCACGGAGAGAATAGAGGGCTCCCTGTGCAAAAAAACGACCGTAGGAGGTAGGAAAGTATGTTCAACTCCGTCAACACCTGCTGGACGCTCGTAGGAGCGTTTCTAGTGTACTTCATGCAGGCCGGATTCGCCTTGTGCGAGGCTGGCTTTACCCGGGCAAAGAACACCGGCAACATCCTGATGAAAAACATGATG harbors:
- a CDS encoding SDR family NAD(P)-dependent oxidoreductase, with amino-acid sequence MQKTIWITGASSGIGREFARRYAAMGCRLILTARRADRLQTLAEELHAAHGTECRIETADLSRAEECSRLCEVLADEQIDIFINNAGFGVCGSILETEEAREEEMVQVNVAAMARLFRAVVRKMNAQGGGTILNVASSAGLLPGGPYMAGYYASKAYVVSMTRGVAEELREMHSPVYVCALCPGPVDTEFNDHAGVVFALRGITPELCVEEALLGMMHRKTIIVPSAFMRLCTSAQRLVPIPLLMPIVARQQKKKLG
- a CDS encoding gluconate 5-dehydrogenase — its product is MAQCTPKSFDLTGKVALITGASYGIGMAIAKAMAANGATIVFNDIKQELVDKGLASYAEAGIKAHGYVCDVTDEDAVNAMVAKITEEVGHINILVNNAGIIKRIPMTEMSAAQFRQVIDVDLNAPFIVAKAIIPDMIAQGGGKIINICSMMSELGRETVSAYAAAKGGLKMLTKNIASEYGAYNIQCNGIGPGYIATPQTAPLREIQPDGSRHPFDQFIVAKTPAGRWGEAEDLGGPAVFLASEASDFVNGLILYVDGGILAYIGKQPQ
- a CDS encoding cupin domain-containing protein — encoded protein: MEKTHQDIPWVPHAEIAPEPCGPGVQRRVLAYSKDAMCVENTFETGGVGAMHCHPHTQITYIVSGRYRFTIGDETREVGPGDTLLKQNGVMHGCVCLEGGVMLDFFTPMREDFV
- a CDS encoding RpiB/LacA/LacB family sugar-phosphate isomerase; protein product: MKIALINENSQAAKNGIIEAALKKVVEPMGHEVVNYGMYAADDAAQLTYVQCGILAAILLNSGAADYVVTGCGTGEGAMLALNSFPGVICGHVEDPVDAYTFAHVNDGNAVAMPFAKGFGWGGELNLEYCFEKLFGFGHGQGYPKERVVPEQRNKKILDGVRAATFKPLIECLKSIDQELLKGAVAGAKFSELFFASCKDEELAAYVKTLL
- a CDS encoding DUF1622 domain-containing protein; this translates as MQGLTLFNLNLTHLLDAFLETAVPMIAGLAEVVGLFIIITSLAKATFYYVRATFFNDHRDFHHEMSSGLTTALEFLMSAEIAKTFLLQNLESVVPLAATFALRALMSMLLHWEMEGGHRPANAKEKDKSGSPKDGKNG